tgtgtgtgtgtgtgtgtgtgtgtgtgtgtgtgtacctgtcaggGCTGCTGCTGTTCCTCTCGCTGCTCTCGTAACCACTCTCCATCCTCTGTATCAGACAGGGCTGAAGCTCCACCCCTCTcaacgggggaggaggaggggggcagcCCGTACCATTGCCTAGCAACCCAGGCATCCCTGCCACACCGGCCACCCCCCCAGTGTGTCCCCCCAAGCCCGCTACACCCCAGGCCACCTCTCCTGCCCCCTGCAGATCAGGCGTGTTAGTTGGACAGTGTTGATGGATCTTTGGAGGTAGACGAGGCCCGGGCAGGGTGCTGTAGCCCAGCGGAGAGCCTCTCTGGCGGGTGAAGATGCTGTCGATGTTCAGGGCCTCCCTCCGTGGCCTCCAGGCTGGCCGGTAACATCGACCACCAGAAGAACTGGAGAGTCAAACATTTAGCAGGTAACACTGTCAAAGGTTAACTTTCTGTAACAAGCTAGGAGATCAAACCTTACAGCAACACTTGTTATATACGCCTTCTACTGTGTAGCATTCACATGGACCTGGACTATATGGAagtacggtgcattcagaaagtattcagacctgttgactttttccacattttgttacattacagccttgttctaaaattgattaaatcgttttttcccctcattaatctagacacactacccaataatgacaaagcaaaaaagtttaaaacatttttgcaaatgtagaaaaaaatcaaaacggaaatatcacattcacataagtattcagaccctttactcagtagttAGTTGAAGTAAgttcgatcttggtttcatcagactagagaatcttgtttctcgtggtctgagagtcgtttaggtgccttttggcaaactccaagcaggctgtcgtgtgccttttactgaggagtggcttccatctggccactctaacataaaggcctgattggtggaatgctgcagagatggctgtccttctggaaggttctcccatctccacagaggaattctcaagctctgtcagagtgaccatcaggttcttggtcacttccctgaccaaggcccttctcccccgattgctcagtttttcactttgtcattatggggtattgtgtgtagattgctgagaatttgtattcatttaatccattttagaacaaggctgtaaagtaacaaaatgtggtaaaagtcgatgggtctgaatactttccaaaagccCTGTATaggtcagtataaatgtgtgtttctgttcagcaGCACCCACCTAGACTTGGACTCGCTGCTAGTGCTCTCATCCTCCCAGGGAGGCCCCACGGCCCCTGCCTCAGAGCCCAGCACAGATCCCCCTATACccgaggaagaggaagaggacatgggacgggaggaagaggaggaggagacgggataggaacaggtagaggagggggggtgggaggaggaggaggaggaggaggagaaagggtggGAGGAAGAGCATGACGACATGGGacgacgagaggagaggaggaacacgGCTGTCTCTTTATAGTCCCCCTGCTGCAGGGTAGGggagggggggcgggggggggccTCTGTTACtgagtctgatggagatagagagagggatggagagagggatggagagaaagacagaaatagagagagagggcagttAGATTGTTTTTTCGTGTTGACGGTTCTCTAACTCTGATCCTGGAGGATTATAGAGTGTGCGGGCTTTTGTtttagcccagcactaacacgCCTGATCCAGTTGATCAACTAATCATTAGCTGAATCAGATATGTTACTGAAGTGGTATTGTAACATTATGTAATTCACCTGTTGCGTCTGCGCTGTGTAGGGGCGTGCCGTTGTCATGTTTACCGACCACTGTGGTCTGCGATTCGTTGGACAGGTGGCTGCCTGTTGACTGGTGAAGAGGGCGATTTCGAGATGCTCGGTGGCTGGAGCTGTCAGAGGAATCTGTACGGGTATCACTGGATATGGAGGGCTCccgccctgagagagagagagagaaacagagagagagggaggaaaggagagagagagagagagagacagacggacagacagaaaatgagaagagagagagaggttcggTTTAGGGGGCGTGTCAAGCTTAAGCAGCTTTGGGGTGAGGGCCAGAgtttagaggtcaggggttaaaggTTACCAGAGTCCTCGCTGTCATAGCCAGCCTTGCTGCAGTGCAGCAGGTCCAGCTGGGGGTTAGAGAAGGAGGGGCTGTCCTGCGATACCACCGGCGTCCCCCGGGGGTCAGCATAGAGCAGCAATAGAGGCTGGTAGTGACCCTTTATACAGCGTGCCACCACGTCCTTCCACTTAGGACCGATCTATCgagataacacacacaaacacacactactaaCCAACATATCTaatgttgtgcccttgagcaaggcacttcgcCCCAGAAAATAGCTCACCATTCAGGGAAGATGAATTTCCGTTCTAACCAAACGGACGATAAAGTATCTATTCATTATATTAATTAACGATATCCTTTATACAACTAAATTCTAGATAAAAACACATATCAACTATCTAACTAACTAATTCACTCAGTCACTGACTCACCTCTTTGACATGAGCGTCGTCGAAGTACATCCACTTGCGTATCTTAGTCTGGAAGAAGAATGTGGAGTAGTGTTTACCATAGTAACACACCATACCAACCAGGTACAGCTCAGCCTGACGAGCACGCTCCTCTGTCACACGGTAGAACAactaggggagagggagagggggagagggggagagagagagagagagagagagagagagagagagagagagaagagagagagggagaaagagagagagagagagagggagagagagagagagagagggagggagaagagagagagagagagagagagagagagagaaagagagagggagaaagagagagagagagagagagagagagagagagagatagagagagagagagaaagagagagagaaatcagatGTACTAGAGGATAAAGGAAGAGCAGGTATGAGGTATGTTGCCTGGGCAATCGGAAGAAATAAAgaccactgagctaaagcctctGCTAAGGttaatcattgtgtgtgtgtgtgcgtgtgtgtgtacgtgtgcatgtgtgcgtgtgcgtgtgtgtgtgcgtgtctcacaTCCCCCAGGCGTAGACAGGTGCCCAGGCTGTGAATGACGTCCTCAGCCAGGTCAGAGTGGTCTGAGTCCCAGACCAGGCCGATGGACACTATCTCTGGAGAGTTCATCAACACACGGCGGATACGCAACACCTCCCCACAGTTACTCTGCAGGGTTGGAAGTGAGGCAGAGGAAAACAGAAAATAATACCGTTATGAAAAGAGAGGAAGAATGGTTTGAAGTGATTATTAAGGAATCTGAGGAATCTTTTTTGGaatctgggagagagagggacagtttgctgagtagtgtttGTCCAGTAGCCTTCTGTTCTGTTGAGTTCAGAACCATGTGTTCTACTCTTCCTCTGACTCACGACCCACCACAGAGctggcagaacacacacacacacacacagaaatgaacacacaaacgcacacaccaGGGCTGGCAAAGCCGTCTCAAAAACAGCCTGAGAACACCCTGGCAACCAGAGAGActgccagaacacacacacaaagacacacacacaaagacacacacacaaagacacacacacaaactccattCGTGGGTAGCGGGTTGGACCGGGCTGGCACTGGTACTGACAGGAAGGGATTATGCCAGGACGACCTGGTCCTGagaaaggaacacacacactctcatagcAGTACACACAACTCATCTGAAAAACACACACTCAACAGGGCACACACTCCGAATGGGACCGGGAGAAGAGCATGGGACCATGGGATAAACACGGGATGTAGCATAGGGCCAAAGCTATCACAGGCAGTATTGCAGAAGTATAGAGTGAAGGGAATCCTCTCAGCCTCACAATAACAAGATAATGGCGATGTGACTAGCAGGGAGACTGGggactggagggctggagggttgtAGAAGGGGCCAGCCGCCAGGCTCTGCCCAGAGAAGAGGCCCTTTGTGTGGGTACTCTGGCAGCGAGGGGCAGGGTGTGTGGAGCAGTACTGGATCTATTCACCGCCTCACACCAACAGCTCTCTACCATGTGGCAGCAGCACAAagctctcacacatacacacacacacacacacctgcatgcaAGCCAGTACAAAGAGCTGTCAATGTGTGTTCATCAATGCGTGAGTGTGTTtgtttgcatgcatgtgtgtgtgtgtgcgtgtgcgtgtgggtgtgtacaCTCACTGGGCAGTTGCGTAGGTCTCCCATGTTGCTGGCGTTACGGAGCAGCTCTCCAAACATGTCGGGGGTGGGCTTCTCTCTGCACTCTAACATCCTCACCGCCTGGTTACTGcagcaaggacacacacacacgtgtcctcaagaacacacactggacaaaaccatacacacacacacgtgtcctcaagaacacacactggacaaaaccatacacacacacacgtgtcctcaagaacacacactggactaaaccatacacacacacacacacgtgtcctcaagaacacacactggactaaaccatacacacacacacgtgtcctcaagaacacacactggactaaaccatacacacacacacacgtgtcctcaagaacacacactggactaaaccatacacacacacacacacgtgtcctcAAGAACCCACACTGGACTAAACCATACACAGTGTACtatacagtgtacacacacatccTCAAGAAAAAACGCTGTACtatacactgtacacacacacacacacacacacacacacacacacatatatattcacactcacacaaacacgcacatttacacagatacagatactcgACATACACATTTCCTCAagaacacacactgtacacacacacacactctgcccctttAAGATCCCTCTTTCAAAGTCCCTGAGATCTCTGTAGAGGCACCTGCATTCAACATACTTTGCAACCCTTATTGAAGAAGCgtttccattattttgtcagttacccgTATATCATCACGAACAGAACACGGTGTACtatacagtgtacacacacatccTCAAGAAAAAACACTGTACtatacactgtacacacacacacacacacacacatatattcacacgcacacaaacacgcacattcacacagataCTCGACATACACATTTCCTCAagaacacacactgtacacacacacacacactctacacacagatATGTCTGTTCTCACCAGAGGGATGTGGTAGAGATGTAGTGAACCAtctgaatgaaggggaggggGTCCGACGAGGCTCCacaactattacacacacactgaaaaaaaaaaagaaatatatatttatattataaagACGTACAGAGACATTCTGTTCTCTTATCCACAACGGGCCGGCCCGAGTGGAGGCCTTTGCTTCAGTCGAAACAGTAACACAACTGATGTGCTTCCCCAGTCCTCAGGGGCCTGAGTGTCTGCTGGTCTTCTTTTCCTGACACTTTTTTTTGATCCATTGATGTCACTTTTGTGTAAACAGAAAATCCCTATGAATGTGTTATGGTTTAGTATATGTCCGTCCCACCTGTTCGAACAGCGTCATGGCAAACTTCTGGTGTGGTATACAGTGTTTAGCCGTACAGATGTCCTCTCTGGTCTCGGCGCTGATGTGGAAATGGATACGCATCAGTAGGTTCTCctgaaacacaaaaaaaaacacacacacacacacagagttacacagatTGCGTGTGTATTTTATAAGACCTGCTGGATGTTCTGACTGAACACATTTACGACCAATCGATCAAGTAGTACCTCCCTGACACACAAGTACGCGGGCGcaaagaatacacacacacacagcgacacgCAAACTGTGGAGGCGAGGACCTAACTCCGCTGTGTAGGAGAGGGACACTGAAAAATAGCACCTATCCCTTTAGCtctgtctctgccccccctccctcaccttctttctctctctctctctctctctctcctccgtccctctCCCGGGTTTCTACCCTCATCCTCccgctctcttcctcttctcctccccacctctgtcCGTTGACTGATCACTCCAACTCGTATTAGCTTAAAAGCAATTATCCGTATCGATGTTCACACACTGGGACAAACACGACTCCTGTGTAATCCtatagggagggacagagggtacTTAGCTAAATGGCTAACGCTAGCAGAGCTGGGCTGCGAGTCTTAATAGAGGCAGAAGGACAGATAATAGACAGGCGTTAGATGGACCACCCTCCTCCTGCAGGAATCTGTACCAGCTCTGCTCAAACGCATCTTACTTTGCGAATCAAGGAGAATTAGATGGTGTTAGAGCAGGGCTGGAGTGGTAGGACGCACACGCAGAAGCTCCCCGTGAGGAGGGTTGACGTgggtgcgcgtgcgtgtgtgtgtgcgtgtgtgtgtgcgcgtgtgtgggtgggtgtgtgtgtgtgcgtttgtgcgcgtgtgtgggtgtgtgtgtgcgtttgtgcgcgtgtgtgtgcgtgtggctgtgtgtgtgtgtgcgtgtgtgagcgtgtgtgtgcgtgtgtggctgtgtggctgtgtgtgtgtgtgtgtgtgtgtgttaggcttACGAAGCATTCTGCTGCGTCGTCCATGATCCCCAGCTGGAAACGCTGTTCGTCCTGGAAGGTCTTGGCCAGCGCACTCCGCAACACGTCCGACGGTAACACACGCTCACTGCTGAACTGGAACTGGGCAAAgatactctacacacacacacacacacacacacacacacacacacacacacacacacacacacacactaaaactgAACAAATTGCAGCAGCTTTAACAGAGTAAAACGTACCATAGTACAACTCCGTCCAAGAGGTTGCGTCTTGGTCAGACGTCTACCGCGGTGTGAGGACAGACGAGGAGTATTACAACAGTTCTACAACTATTACCTCGGCCCTCATTGTTTCACTATAGACTAACTGGGACGCCCCTTTAAGgctagagaggtgtgtgtgtgtgtgtgtgtgtgtgtgtgtgtgtgtgtgtgtgtgtcacggtgGCTCTGCTGACTGCAGCAATGCGCCAAGGAGAGTAGAGGGGGACTATACcctacagagagggagggagggaaggaaagagaaaggaaagaggggagatatagagagggggaggagggaggtgtgtgtgtgtgtgtgattgagctGAGGGGAAAATTCCTAAGCATCACTCTACTACAGCAAGAGAGGACCGGAGAAAT
This region of Oncorhynchus masou masou isolate Uvic2021 unplaced genomic scaffold, UVic_Omas_1.1 unplaced_scaffold_2054, whole genome shotgun sequence genomic DNA includes:
- the LOC135532833 gene encoding inactive ubiquitin carboxyl-terminal hydrolase 54-like isoform X3, which produces MRIHFHISAETREDICTAKHCIPHQKFAMTLFEQCVCNSCGASSDPLPFIQMVHYISTTSLCSNQAVRMLECREKPTPDMFGELLRNASNMGDLRNCPSNCGEVLRIRRVLMNSPEIVSIGLVWDSDHSDLAEDVIHSLGTCLRLGDLFYRVTEERARQAELYLVGMVCYYGKHYSTFFFQTKIRKWMYFDDAHVKEIGPKWKDVVARCIKGHYQPLLLLYADPRGTPVVSQDSPSFSNPQLDLLHCSKAGYDSEDSGREPSISSDTRTDSSDSSSHRASRNRPLHQSTGSHLSNESQTTVVGKHDNGTPLHSADATDSVTEAPPRPPSPTLQQGDYKETAVFLLSSRRPMSSCSSSHPFSSSSSSSSHPPSSTCSYPVSSSSSSRPMSSSSSSGIGGSVLGSEAGAVGPPWEDESTSSESKSSSSGGRCYRPAWRPRREALNIDSIFTRQRGSPLGYSTLPGPRLPPKIHQHCPTNTPDLQGAGEVAWGVAGLGGHTGGVAGVAGMPGLLGNGTGCPPPPPPLRGVELQPCLIQRMESGYESSERNSSSPDREVGQKRVLMSGPSWRSVPKSKSTSAILQELPAPSWGSNSNLGAGRSELDELQEEVVRRARQQEQQRRKEAEREAAVGFNPRPSKYMDLDQLQHQAVLSPLHEANAHSGLAVAACMRSPWEPITQDQDMEQETRSARPQGHRSEQPGPLQVLLTPNQEGEEVRPAYQDASLGSGQPLLSYRPSPNLTPLHSSLQPPPTDNTAAQVEEGRDSLFSRGEGRERVRREEDVGMSEVGGQGLRKVEEGERLRRGEERQGVRLEELLQVGGVCVRPLGRHLAISLPSLPLRLWDISDTHTTPSHTHSPSDPQHTQPPPPHSNTDSPHMYTDPEPPHKQSDPPPYPPSSRSQPHPSPPTASSDWPNQDSTFNTITSHWSSWSLDRPDAVVTPYDTPPDRCLPIKAHLSHRKYNSQPAPAQHEPCDPEEAELSELDFLYRASLQAGSRGGSPAGSLQCGVRGPARSFTPNMEGSVYQTDSSSTMVRSLSGTVINPRRHRLTAARSFEMPNGAGSFWCLTGVKLTSDHLRQWSSNH
- the LOC135532833 gene encoding inactive ubiquitin carboxyl-terminal hydrolase 54-like isoform X4, whose protein sequence is MSWKRNYFASGGGSGSPGGGLQGLITTPRTMASFAPSKGLSNEPGQNSCFLNSALQVLWHLDIFRRSFRQLTTHKCMEDSCIFCALKSIFAQFQFSSERVLPSDVLRSALAKTFQDEQRFQLGIMDDAAECFENLLMRIHFHISAETREDICTAKHCIPHQKFAMTLFEQCVCNSCGASSDPLPFIQMVHYISTTSLCSNQAVRMLECREKPTPDMFGELLRNASNMGDLRNCPSNCGEVLRIRRVLMNSPEIVSIGLVWDSDHSDLAEDVIHSLGTCLRLGDLFYRVTEERARQAELYLVGMVCYYGKHYSTFFFQTKIRKWMYFDDAHVKEIGPKWKDVVARCIKGHYQPLLLLYADPRGTPVVSQDSPSFSNPQLDLLHCSKAGYDSEDSGREPSISSDTRTDSSDSSSHRASRNRPLHQSTGSHLSNESQTTVVGKHDNGTPLHSADATDSVTEAPPRPPSPTLQQGDYKETAVFLLSSRRPMSSCSSSHPFSSSSSSSSHPPSSTCSYPVSSSSSSRPMSSSSSSGIGGSVLGSEAGAVGPPWEDESTSSESKSSSSGGRCYRPAWRPRREALNIDSIFTRQRGSPLGYSTLPGPRLPPKIHQHCPTNTPDLQGAGEVAWGVAGLGGHTGGVAGVAGMPGLLGNGTGCPPPPPPLRGVELQPCLIQRMESGYESSERNSSSPDREVGQKRVLMSGPSWRSVPKSKSTSAILQELPAPSWGSNSNLGAGRSELDELQEEVVRRARQQEQQRRKEAEREAAVGFNPRPSKYMDLDQLQHQVNSLARSKYC